The Thermodesulfobacteriota bacterium genome includes a region encoding these proteins:
- a CDS encoding YjbQ family protein has product DFQAAIERIAPKGIHYDHDARWGDGNGYSHIRASLLGPSLTVPFSSSKLLLGTWQQIVLIDFDNRPRTRRVVIQVLGE; this is encoded by the coding sequence GGATTTTCAGGCAGCCATAGAGAGGATTGCACCAAAGGGTATCCATTATGATCATGATGCGAGGTGGGGCGACGGAAATGGCTATTCCCACATCAGGGCTTCTCTGCTTGGACCCTCTCTGACCGTACCCTTTTCGTCCTCAAAGTTACTTCTCGGAACATGGCAGCAGATTGTGCTCATCGATTTTGACAATAGACCCAGGACCCGGAGGGTGGTGATACAGGTGTTGGGAGAGTGA